ttccaccacgagcaacagtcagaactaaccagTGAGAATATTCCATATCAGGTAAACGGTCACAGCATTTGACGCTCAACACACATATTGTGATACCACAGCTCTGCTacttggccacaacttcctgcatatgaacattctaaatcttgtgtaactcttatacgaactggttttctctatctcagtgtttgaagactttttacagtctatgttacagacactctttctatgttctgtgttcctctcacacacacacttgtacactcacatattgtacacacactattgcttatacgACTGTCCGTTATTCcacattgttgtatacattctcttgtacacgaaggactgacttatctactgtgttatatatgtcgcatgcacgcacacagacacaaattttcactatgttaataaacttactccctctctctctctccctctctctctctccctctctctctctcNNNNNNNNNNNNNNNNNNNNNNNNNNNNNNNNNNNNNNNNNNNNNNNNNNNNNNNNNNNNNNNNNNNNNNNNNNNNNNNNNNNNNNNNNNNNNNNNNNNNNNNNNNNNNNNNNNNNNNNNNNNNNNNNNNNNNNNNNNNNNNNNNNNNNNNNNNNNNNNNNNNNNNNNNNNNNNNNNNNNNNNNNNNNNNNNNNNNNNNNNNNNNNNNNNNNNNNNNNNNNNNNNNNNNNNNNNNNNNNNNNNNNNNNNNNNNNNNNNNNNNNNNNNNNNNNNNNNNNNNNNNNNNNNNNNNNNNNNNNNNNNNNNNNNNNNNNNNNNNNNNNNNNNNNNNNNNNNNNNNNNNNNNNNNNNNNNNNNNNNNNNNNNNNNNNNNNNNNNNNNNNNNNNNNNNNNNNNNNNNNNNNNNNNNNNNNNNNNNNNNNNNNNNNNNNNNNNNNNNNNNNNNNNNNNNNNNNNNNNNNNNNNNNNNNNNNNNNNNNNNNNNNNNNNNNNNNNNNNNNNNNNNNNNNNNNNNNNNNNNNNNNNNNNNNNNNNNNNNNNNNNNNNNNNNNNNNNNNNNNNNNNNNNNNNNNNNNNNNNNNNNNNNNNNNNNNNNNNNNNNNNNNNNNNNNNNNNNNNNNNNNNNNNNNNNNNNNNNNNNNNNNNNNNNNNNNNNNNNNNNNNNNNNNNNNNNNNNNNNNNNNNNNNNNNNNNNNNNNNNNNNNNNNNNNNNNNNNNNNNNNNNNNNNNNNNNNNNNNNNNNNNNNNNNNNNNNNNNNNNNNNNNNNNNNNNNNNNNNNNNNNNNNNNNNNNNNNNNNNNNNNNNNNNNNNNNNNNNNNNNNNNNNNNNNNNNNNNNNNNNNNNNNNNNNNNNNNNNNNNNNNNNNNNNNNNNNNNNNNNNNNNNNNNNNNNNNNNNNNNNNNNNNNNNNNNNNNNNNNNNNNNNNNNNNNNNNNNNNNNNNNNNNNNNNNNNNNNNNNNNNNNNNNNNNNNNNNNNNNNNNNNNNNNNNNNNNNNNNNNNNNNNNNNNNNNNNNNNNNNNNNNNNNNNNNNNNNNNNNNNNNNNNNNNNNNNNNNNNNNNNNNNNNNNNNNNNNNNNNNNNNNNNNNNNNNNNNNNNNNNNNNNNNtctctctctctctctctctctctctctctctctatgtatatatatatatatatatgtatatatatatatatcggttgtcTGTCCTACTATGTTCTTTTACTGGCACTATGGCTCGTATCTCTCATGATGAGCCTTCtatcttatatatcttattttgtgtTTGACCATGCAacatggtaaaaaggagccttttccgtctacgtcgccatctcctttggttcacACGGTCGAATTATTACAAAGGGATAATAAAGGATAAAGTATCTAGAGGACTCAGATGTAGTGTTGGTGAGTAAGAGTATGTCTGTTTCATTGCTGGTATTTTATAGATGTGATCAGTGTTCATTGTGTTTGCTTCCTGATAAAATGAACTTTAGGTCTTTTAGTTCAAAGAGTTATGTTTTTCAGTTGAAATTCTGTTTGGGTTAACTTAGTTTTTTTTAACTACCATTAATTTTATTGGTGTTAAGCTACTGAATTATTTTACCCATCTGTATATGACcttttgttaaaagaaaatcttacatttttcaggaaaatatttgctttatctttctacatttatttatttcaatcatatttatttcagaaatacaATCTGAAGATGTAAGTATGCCTTCTAGTTCCTTGCATGCATCTGATAGAAAGGATTCTGGCTCGGATTTATCACTATCAGATAGATTAATTTCTGAAACAAATGGTTGCTCTTCAATAAAAAGTGCATCTCAATTCAAAGATGATTCTTTAATGTCTTCTGCTGTTGACATGTTAATTTCTGATAAACTTGATAAAGTAAATGATGGTACATTTCATAAGGATGCTGATAAATATTCAAAACCACTTCATAATTCAATGAAGGTATTAATGGAAACAGGAAACTCTTCAATTGTTGATGACACAATTTTACCTTGTGATTTGTCAAATTCATCTGcatcaaataaacaaatgagtACTGAAGATGCTTGCAATGATGCTGCCAAAGAAACTATTTCATCTAAACAGGCATTGGAGATGCCAAACAAAACTAGTAAATCACAGGCAGTATCAAATGAtagcaaatctccctcaagtttCTTGTTAATCCCAGATTTTAAACTTGTGGATTATACTCAAACCCAGAGCTCAGTAATGTCAGAAGACAGTATAAAACTTAATTCTTGTATTGATCAACCTCAGATTAAGGAAAGTATTTCATCCCAAGATcttgaaagaaataatgaaaagcagttaaatactgaaaaaaatataGATGGTTCTATCTCTCTACCTTCAAATGACACTTTGCATGTGCTAGATAATTGTAAAGAAAATGTTGGAGATATTAATCAAAATATGCTTTTAGAAGGAACTTTTCAAGATAAAATTATCAGACAATTTAATTGTAAATCAGATGAAAATTGTCTGAAGAATTCTAATTCTCTTTCCACTGAATCTTCTCCATCATTCAGTAGTAACTCTAAAgttgacaataaagaaatatatgaaaatccaGAGTCttcacaagaaaataacaacaataaaaattttgttcTCATGCATGATAAAGGATTAACTCCTCCCCTCATAATGAACAGTTCTCAAGACAAGAATTGTAAAATCATTGTATCTGAGTTTGATCCTGAAGCAAAACCCACCATTCCAAAAACTATTTCAGAAAAACCATCTGATTTAGATTCGCAAGGATCCTTATCTTCAATACAACCTTGTAAAATTGAATTAATTGAATGTCAGCCATCTTCATGTAGTGAGATTCCTTGTAGTGTAGATGTTGAaaacaattatgtaaatatattgccaGAACTACAGAAACTGTATCAGAATGAAATACCTAagtctgaaagaaaagaaacaccaGAAGAAAATGTGTTTAATAATGAATCATGTTCAAAGAACCTACCTGTTCAATCAAAATACCAAAAAGATATACCTCAAAAGGATCAATCTACTACAACTCCTAAAACAATGATATTTGCTACTGACTGTTCCACATTAGATTCACAGATTGTTAAACCAACTAAAGCATCAAAAAGGAAATGTTTTTCTCTTGATGGAAGAAGCCTAAAATCAGTTGTCTCTAATAAGGTTTTCAGCTGTCAATCTGAAATATATAGCAGTTCAAAAAAAGATAATTTAGTTGATTCTTTTGGGAGCAAAACAAAATCTGAAGTCAGTTGTATATCTTTGGGTAGAAGTAGTCGGCCAGttgaggaaaaggaaaaacaaatactAGAAAATTTGTCTGACCATGTTATATCTTTGCAAGGAAAGTCCTCGCCTTTGAAAGTTCAAAAATGTccaaggaagagaagaaaatctAATGAggaaaactattttgaaataaaatgtgatGATTTGAAAAATTCAGCATCCGTTGGCAATCAGCCAAAAGAAAAGTTTATCCCCAATGAAATTACTGAAGAAAAGTTTGTTGACTCCTCAAATGTTACTGACAGTTACAATGATTCCTTAACACAAGCACCTTCATGTGACAGAGAATCATTAGAATTTCTAACTGATAAAACAATTTCACCAATGCCACTTTCTCCTACACCTTCTAGTGTAACTACAAATGTCATAAGTGAGCCAATTGTCACTAGTTGGACACACCATGAGGTTCCTCTAGATAGTGATGGGAAGAATAACTTAAAAAAGAACACTTCAACCAAAAGCAAAGAAATACAAGTTTTTCAAGATATAGATATTGAAAACAGTAATCCGTTGTTACCATTTGGTAATGGAATTGATATTGAGCAGTCTGGAAGAATACagaattttagtttaaatttagaaaattcaAATGGTGTtgcaaatatttctcaaaagTCACAAGAATCGAAAGTTAAGCAAACTCTAATCACGGTGAGAAAGGACTCTACAAAGAATCATTCAGAAATGAGTCAAACAACAGCTAATGAGCCAAAAGAAAGCCTTGAAATGGAACCACAGAGAAATCTGTCAGGAGTTCAAAAAGAAGACAGTCCACAAGTTAAAACaactaaacatgaaaatattgctGTTGATATATCATCACAACTTGATGTACCTAATGTAagtatcattttaaaatattttgcattaggtattttatattttactttttgcaCATGAAAGTATAAATTTAAATGCGTTTTCTTTATAAACCTgcttttttcaagaaattttcagGTAGTTGTCACCTTCTCCTTCCTGATCCACACCTGTttccttcatatatgtatatacgtgcgcgcacacgcacgcacgcacacacacacacacacacacacacacacacacacacacacacacacacacacacacacacacatgcagccatATAATTAacgatgtatcatcatcatcatttaatgtccatgttctgtGCTAGCAGTTTGACAGATTAGAAAGGTctgaggactgcattgtgcttctGTGTCCACTTAGGCATGATTTCTATAGTTGGAtgacctaacaccaaccactttactagGTGCTTTTTTTATGGTATCAACACTAGTGAGATCAAGATTAAGATTGCTTTCAAATGAATGGAGCTACAGTAGAGAAAATAGCATTATGcagaagataaaagttaaaatttgaaagtgtcAGAACCCAACAGATTTCTTGCTGTAGGAGAGAAGGTAGGAGTGTCTGTAGTGGAGTTGGAAAGAGATAAAGTAGTGGTCATGAAGGATCAGTGTGAACCTTCAAGGTACAAGATGAGTAGAAATGAATTGGAGCTGAAGAACAGCGAGTGTAGATAGgtagaggttgcaagagtgtatgaGGAGAACGAGAGATAATTAGAGGTGGGGAATGGTGAGGGGATGAATGTAATAAGTGAAGGACAAGTGTTGATGGTGgttgaagatgaatatatgttgAAGGGAATGTAGGGAAGAATAGGTGATGACTGTAGAGATTGGATAGTGTTTAGGCTGTATGTAATGAATGGTGGACAAGAGGGCGTGATCAATGACACATGTGAGTTGAAGGGATGTGATAGAGAGTAGGAAATGACTAACAGTGCAGAAAAAGGAGTGGGTTGAAGAGCAGCAGAATAGTAATAATTGTACTGTAGATAGCATAAGGATGAAAGTCAGAGAGATGTGTGTGGTTAAGAGTGGTCAGTGTTAGTGGGTGAAGAAGTCAGAATGAAGGATGGGCAACTAGGGAGATGCTTCTTGCTAGTTAGGATAAGTGGTATCAAGTAAAAGCTAGAGAAGTATGCAATTCTGCTCACATTTAATTACAACAGCAGAATACTGCAGCTAGAGAGATGATGGTGATAGGAATGTCTTGAGAAAATTGGGTGGGATAaggggaatatatatgtaaatgttgtgCTTCCAGAATCTGTTTTGCTGATGAGTGTTTCTTCTCAAGATGGCATATCACCATTCATtatggtcccttgtcatttcttgACATGGTATTGAGCGCAGTTTTCACCTCTATGTCCaaatcttcctgggtcttcctctttTGCAAGATCTATCCATGTTAAGTGATTAacatttctttatacaactgtcctcatccatatgtttCAAATGAGCATACCAGCACAGTCCTTAAATGCTACacctaattcctcttatgccctgTTTTTCTTGCAacacatttgtactttgttgtttatacacacgtacattgcACATCAAATGGTGCTTGTTAGACTCATTTCTTTTCAGTCTTGTCAAATCTTCTGCATTCAAGTCCCCCTCTCACAACCATGCAGCATTACAGTcctaacacaagcatcatacaatttacCCTTCACTGAAGGAAAGACAAGACCTTTGTAGCCAGCAGCAGCTGAGCTATCTGAACTTTTTGTAACCTGTTCTTACCTTGGCTattatactttcagagcaacTACTTCCACTGGTAATTGCAtttaggtaacaaaagctatcaatttCTTCTAATGAACCATCTGGATATTTAAGAGAATCTCTGTTAGGTGTATTTATAGCATGTACTATCCAGTGCATCTGTCACATATATAGCTTAGTCTGTCTGTGATTCCACTACACTTCTTGTGTCCATAGATTGGGTACAGCATACAGAGTTTAGACCTACTCCTTTTCTGAATATTGAGCAAAGCCATTTTCCTGAAGATATCAGggtcctcttttcttttctacttactAAAACCTTTGTTTTTGCAAAATCTACTTTGAGACTCCTTGATTCTAGTTTAGATTCTGTACTCAGAATTTCCTCTCTAATCTGTTATAAGAACTAGGTTATCAGCTCATTAGAGTTCCCATACATAACCAGTCTTAAACTTCTCTGTAATGGCTTATTTTTCTCTAGGTCAAATTTATTGCCTTCTTCAGGAAGGTATCACCGTAAATTAATTAGTTATATCTATTGTCCAAACTAGCTAATGTTTAACACAGATTTAAATGACTAttataaaattctatttttgatgataatgataataaaatgttcAGCACAAGTGGTAGACCCTGGTCCTGTAGAATTACTGCTGTCAACATTTGCTATAGAAGACCAGAATGTAATAATTTcacaatcaaaaatattttaatgtaatgattaaattaataaaaaataaggaTGACCATAGATTGTCATTATCAAAATGTGaacataaactgaaaaaaaataaatacatctatTTCTGAAATACTGCAATTATCATAATGAACTGTCACTATATATTTCTGCTAAAAAAATTAAAGCAGTTGATAGTGAATATACTTAATCAGaagtataatgaaaatatttgtattctgCATTGTGTCCTGTATATCCTCCCGTAGTAGTTGAGTTTACACTATatacacttttaaaaatataaggacacaaatcgtgttgtatagccagctggagatgatgtctcctggggctaaattacagcaacattcgtcctaaaccaggactgtcatgttatgttggcaaacaatctttactccaaagtactgttgctgaatagctcttgttgtgagatttaaaaatagtaattttactcttttactgtctAAGCCTATGAAGTTTGATGGTCACTTTCAAGTTCACTTTTTGTTTTGAGGATTTACAaactttttcaatatattttagacAGCAGTTATAATAAATGTGATTAAAcacttttgtatatattgtaGCAGGCTAGATTTGATATGAGGTACCCCACTATTAAATGTAGCGTATAGATGTAACTCTCCAAGACggaagaaatgttatttacatattcatttaccCGACAGGTTGTTACAGAGATAGTAGCAATTctaatgatagtgatgacaaggatgactcgctggttagtagttgatatgtagaaaaaggttgtctgtcagtagagagggaaagagtaaggtagtcatggtgctgactagaaaggataaAGGCAGCATCACCTTTATTATGGCCAAAAGCTTCTCTAAGCATGTTGAGCAAATGGCGAAAGGAGTGCTGCTCTTGGTTAAGGCTGATGCAAAAGCAGGTGTTGCTCTTGGTCTGGCTGACACAAAAGAGCTAGTGTTGCTCCTTGGTCATAGCTGACACATAAGGGGAAGAGATAGAAAATTATCTCTGTTATATAGGCTATAGTCAGTAATGTAGGTCAAACCTTAAACAAAGGACTGGCCTTTCCTTGACCAGCACAGGTCCTTGGGGGTGGAGTGTTTTCTTATCAGTCATCTAGTGTGGAGGATTTCCTGCTTgttttgacaagcaacaagctggtggatttggtttcaaatctcaggcaggGTGAAGCTAGACCCCACCACCACAATATCataatattgaaagaagaaaaaactgttTATTATTACACAAGATATTGTTTTCCAGGATTTTGTAGCCCATAATTATAAGCACAAGTGcatattaaatatgaataaatatagtagtcattttattttattgctttgcaTCAACCTAATAGTTAAAATTGTAACATAGAAATAATAGAGAGCCTACAAAATTCTGTTTATGTAGTAATTTTGGTGGTTATCGTGATACTGATTAGATTGTTTATTCCTGTGATGTTTCATTGCAATGtttaaaatcaaaaatagaatCTGTAATTTCTTTTAAGCTTTCTACTATCTGTTTCAGGTAAATCTTTCTTTCCAGATGAATGCATCCCAAGTTTCTTGTGATTCAAATGATACTACAGAAGTTACTAGTCATCTTAAATTATCAAATGAAAAAGCTGAATTACAGAAAGATACAAACAACTTTGATAACAAAAGTACACGATCATCAAAACAAGGTATAAATATCACTTTAAGCATTAGAGTATAACAAACAATTTgttgtaaatattaatttcaaattttggcacaaggccagcaatttcaggagaggagataagttgattacatcgaccctagtgctcaactggtactt
This DNA window, taken from Octopus bimaculoides isolate UCB-OBI-ISO-001 chromosome 9, ASM119413v2, whole genome shotgun sequence, encodes the following:
- the LOC106871917 gene encoding uncharacterized protein LOC106871917 isoform X3 yields the protein MKRMPTQCISNFPLKENVCAHYDLISVSETYSIHSEVVNSDCIYSKKCLRKEQNTFLSTTASNSICDVTKRTLNPRKQSTSYKRLQQQISKSIEKFKKFRAKRERNVSSSVNITPKNYVIDLTSRKSVSLQQAYTTDAFSKKRKSNKILGTEKFLMNLSDDKSKNQENKSKVWDDSKLPNIESIQTRSKQNLYELRKKDEKKDGTDGLKSCSDIKECEPADLEIQSEDVSMPSSSLHASDRKDSGSDLSLSDRLISETNGCSSIKSASQFKDDSLMSSAVDMLISDKLDKVNDGTFHKDADKYSKPLHNSMKVLMETGNSSIVDDTILPCDLSNSSASNKQMSTEDACNDAAKETISSKQALEMPNKTSKSQAVSNDSKSPSSFLLIPDFKLVDYTQTQSSVMSEDSIKLNSCIDQPQIKESISSQDLERNNEKQLNTEKNIDGSISLPSNDTLHVLDNCKENVGDINQNMLLEGTFQDKIIRQFNCKSDENCLKNSNSLSTESSPSFSSNSKVDNKEIYENPESSQENNNNKNFVLMHDKGLTPPLIMNSSQDKNCKIIVSEFDPEAKPTIPKTISEKPSDLDSQGSLSSIQPCKIELIECQPSSCSEIPCSVDVENNYVNILPELQKLYQNEIPKSERKETPEENVFNNESCSKNLPVQSKYQKDIPQKDQSTTTPKTMIFATDCSTLDSQIVKPTKASKRKCFSLDGRSLKSVVSNKVFSCQSEIYSSSKKDNLVDSFGSKTKSEVSCISLGRSSRPVEEKEKQILENLSDHVISLQGKSSPLKVQKCPRKRRKSNEENYFEIKCDDLKNSASVGNQPKEKFIPNEITEEKFVDSSNVTDSYNDSLTQAPSCDRESLEFLTDKTISPMPLSPTPSSVTTNVISEPIVTSWTHHEVPLDSDGKNNLKKNTSTKSKEIQVFQDIDIENSNPLLPFGNGIDIEQSGRIQNFSLNLENSNGVANISQKSQESKVKQTLITVRKDSTKNHSEMSQTTANEPKESLEMEPQRNLSGVQKEDSPQVKTTKHENIAVDISSQLDVPNVNLSFQMNASQVSCDSNDTTEVTSHLKLSNEKAELQKDTNNFDNKSTRSSKQANANKISSRQKECISDSEKTDHLDLFRNDKEKFEEIDNEIGTDKRSKCLVISESEAEQSDEGESLNIYNKNTRGSENVGSQAEKYTTQLCAYLENDLVEMKRQIALLEAKLGMDDSTINEDTDCRDELKLASCQEAEIPMPDGNLIKTMDCDNKYMRLSSDEDVIPDSFPEEPTEKCLSFDDSKKSATEDSEELFFSPSFQGSSSAACYPKVQNRKKRSQHDNRNCLRNKLKCKKNVPIIESDESDTSVVLADEDGNGSVDKEEVIPSDITDKHLPENKSHNHLNKSKNSLKCEPSHNSSNPFKSFVNIDFDQKEEEVRFDMQLTNTLKQIKNLVATGLSNVAVADFEITGDTVNGKHHRGPTRSRLSNTNLLTSYQIYFTGETSELPLEVLENLVKTLGGKLVTNPNCFDLKSKKTCLIISSGNQESHKLAKNVHKKKGVLLLSREWLLDSVAMYEIQSLDGYILL